One genomic segment of Lysobacter sp. 5GHs7-4 includes these proteins:
- a CDS encoding twin transmembrane helix small protein: MNDSLKTLLIIAFLVVILWNLGAGLYYMLVDRGQSKRTVNALTRRIALSVALILIIILSIKMGWIQPHGIGSNPN, from the coding sequence ATGAACGACTCGCTCAAGACCCTGCTGATCATTGCGTTCCTGGTCGTCATTCTCTGGAACCTGGGCGCCGGCCTCTATTACATGCTCGTGGACAGGGGGCAGAGCAAGCGCACGGTGAACGCGCTGACCCGCCGCATCGCGCTGTCCGTCGCATTGATCCTGATCATCATCCTGTCGATCAAGATGGGCTGGATCCAGCCGCACGGCATCGGATCCAATCCGAACTGA
- a CDS encoding SURF1 family protein gives MSRRRNLAVGWTLALLTVAVFANLGLWQSRRAVEKQAMLDASARVLSERKAVPLAQAADPARRRDYDWASGRGRFDARGALLLDNQQRNGRAGVRVYRVFVPERGAGTPLLVDLGWLALDGQRRFPSIPRPEGAMELRGLLAPPPSTGIALGPALGEEGEGWLLTRVDTDAIGPGIGLSVPLAPRVLRLDPALKLGYERDLELLANTLPPEQHRGYALQWFALAAAVLATALILTFRKSRR, from the coding sequence GTGAGTCGCCGGCGCAACCTCGCCGTCGGCTGGACGCTGGCGCTGCTGACCGTCGCCGTGTTCGCCAATCTCGGCCTGTGGCAGTCGCGGCGCGCGGTGGAGAAGCAGGCCATGCTGGACGCTTCGGCGCGGGTGCTGAGCGAGCGCAAGGCGGTTCCGCTGGCGCAGGCCGCCGACCCGGCCCGCCGCCGCGATTACGACTGGGCCAGCGGCCGCGGCCGCTTCGACGCGCGCGGCGCTCTGTTGCTGGACAACCAGCAGCGCAACGGCCGCGCCGGCGTGCGCGTCTATCGCGTGTTCGTGCCCGAGCGGGGTGCGGGCACCCCGCTGCTGGTCGACCTGGGCTGGCTGGCCCTGGACGGGCAGCGCCGCTTCCCGAGCATTCCGCGCCCCGAGGGCGCGATGGAACTGCGCGGCCTGCTCGCGCCGCCGCCTTCGACCGGCATCGCGCTGGGGCCCGCGCTAGGCGAGGAAGGCGAGGGCTGGCTGCTGACCCGCGTCGACACCGATGCGATCGGCCCCGGCATCGGCCTGTCGGTGCCGCTGGCGCCGCGCGTGCTGCGCCTGGACCCGGCGCTGAAGCTGGGCTACGAGCGCGACCTGGAATTGCTCGCCAACACCCTGCCGCCCGAACAGCACCGCGGCTACGCGCTGCAATGGTTCGCGCTGGCCGCCGCGGTGCTGGCCACCGCCCTGATCCTCACTTTCCGGAAGTCCCGCCGATGA
- a CDS encoding COX15/CtaA family protein gives MNVTFKPTWYRNFHRIAWLAVALALCVIVFGAFVRLSNAGLSCPDWPTCYGRAAWPTAAHEIGDHAATAIRPVEVHKAWREQFHRMIAGLLGVLTLTLALLAARRRRYGVAQVIVAAALVAVSIPLYMKGQHVAASVLAAIGEAVLLFAALRWSNSDLSRVAALTLAVIVFQALLGMWTVTWLLKPIVVMGHLLGGLLTFSLLLWMAWRATDLPIRLAEAATVRRLLIVGIVLLGVQIALGGWTSANYAALACGNDFPTCVGQWMPKHDFREAFVLWRGIGVDYEGGILDGEARIAIQLAHRAMAMVVFVYLLGLAIKLLRTPGMPGWGSLLALLTLAQVGLGIANVKLSLPLTIAVLHNAGAVLLLFVLVSLLARLRAPEN, from the coding sequence ATGAACGTGACGTTCAAACCGACCTGGTACCGCAACTTCCACCGCATCGCCTGGTTGGCGGTCGCGCTCGCGCTGTGCGTGATCGTGTTCGGCGCGTTCGTGCGCCTGTCCAACGCCGGCCTGAGCTGCCCCGACTGGCCGACCTGCTATGGCCGCGCCGCATGGCCGACCGCCGCGCACGAGATCGGCGACCACGCCGCCACCGCGATCCGTCCGGTGGAAGTGCACAAGGCCTGGCGCGAACAGTTCCACCGCATGATCGCCGGCTTGCTCGGCGTGCTGACGCTGACCCTGGCGCTGCTGGCCGCGCGTCGCCGCCGTTACGGCGTGGCGCAGGTGATCGTGGCGGCCGCGCTGGTGGCGGTGTCGATACCGTTGTACATGAAGGGCCAGCACGTCGCCGCGTCGGTGCTGGCCGCGATCGGCGAGGCCGTGCTGCTGTTCGCCGCCTTGCGCTGGAGCAACAGCGACCTGTCGCGTGTGGCCGCGCTGACGCTGGCGGTGATCGTGTTCCAGGCCTTGCTGGGCATGTGGACGGTGACCTGGCTGCTCAAGCCCATCGTGGTGATGGGCCATCTGCTGGGCGGCCTGCTGACGTTCTCGCTGCTGCTGTGGATGGCCTGGCGCGCGACCGATCTGCCGATCCGCCTGGCCGAGGCGGCGACCGTGCGCAGGCTGCTGATCGTCGGCATCGTCCTGCTGGGCGTGCAGATCGCGCTGGGCGGCTGGACCAGCGCCAACTACGCCGCGCTCGCCTGCGGCAACGACTTCCCGACCTGCGTCGGCCAGTGGATGCCCAAGCACGACTTCCGCGAAGCCTTCGTGCTGTGGCGCGGCATCGGCGTGGACTACGAGGGCGGCATCCTCGACGGTGAGGCGCGCATCGCGATCCAGCTCGCCCATCGCGCGATGGCGATGGTGGTGTTCGTGTACCTGCTGGGCCTGGCGATCAAGCTGCTGCGCACGCCGGGCATGCCCGGCTGGGGCTCGCTGCTGGCGCTGCTGACGCTGGCCCAGGTCGGCCTGGGCATCGCCAACGTCAAGCTCAGCCTGCCGCTGACGATCGCGGTGCTGCATAACGCCGGCGCGGTGTTGCTGTTGTTCGTGCTGGTGTCCTTGCTCGCGCGTCTGCGCGCGCCGGAGAATTGA
- the cyoE gene encoding heme o synthase, protein MATVQRASARQYWDLTKPRVVALIVFTALVGMLLAIDGMPTIAETVRGLLGFLGIWLAASSAAAINQLLDSRIDAKMARTSWRPIVAGQITPRQALVFALILAALSMAILIAWVNPLTAILTFASLIGYAVIYTVYLKRATPQNIVIGGIAGAAPPALGWASITGTLDPHALLLVLIIFVWTPPHFWALAIFRREDYARAMVPMLPVTHGVQYTRWQILFYTVLLVVVTVLPWATGMSGLFYLGGALVLGLVFLAYAWKLMDPPDELYAMKVFNYSIVYLMALFAFLLVDHWLLPLMQPAPLFELQPVV, encoded by the coding sequence GTGGCCACCGTCCAACGCGCCAGCGCACGCCAATACTGGGATCTGACCAAGCCGCGCGTGGTCGCGCTGATCGTGTTCACCGCCCTGGTCGGCATGCTGCTCGCGATCGACGGCATGCCCACCATTGCCGAGACCGTGCGCGGCCTGCTCGGCTTCCTCGGCATCTGGCTGGCCGCGTCCAGCGCGGCGGCGATCAACCAACTGCTGGACTCGCGCATCGACGCCAAGATGGCGCGCACGTCGTGGCGGCCCATCGTCGCCGGCCAGATCACGCCGCGGCAGGCGCTGGTGTTCGCATTGATCCTTGCCGCGCTGTCGATGGCGATCCTGATCGCGTGGGTGAACCCGCTGACCGCGATCCTCACCTTCGCCTCGCTGATCGGCTACGCGGTGATCTACACCGTCTACCTCAAGCGCGCGACGCCGCAGAACATCGTGATCGGCGGCATCGCCGGCGCCGCGCCGCCGGCGCTGGGCTGGGCCTCGATCACCGGCACCCTGGACCCGCACGCGCTGCTGCTGGTGCTGATCATCTTCGTCTGGACGCCGCCGCACTTCTGGGCGCTGGCGATCTTCCGCCGCGAGGACTACGCGCGCGCGATGGTGCCGATGCTGCCGGTCACCCACGGCGTGCAGTACACGCGCTGGCAGATCCTGTTCTACACCGTGCTGCTGGTGGTGGTGACGGTGCTGCCCTGGGCCACCGGCATGAGCGGCCTGTTCTACCTGGGCGGCGCGCTGGTGCTGGGCCTGGTGTTCCTGGCCTACGCCTGGAAACTCATGGACCCGCCGGACGAGCTGTACGCGATGAAGGTGTTCAACTACTCCATCGTCTATCTGATGGCGCTGTTCGCGTTCCTGCTGGTCGATCACTGGCTGCTGCCGCTGATGCAGCCGGCGCCGCTGTTCGAATTGCAGCCGGTGGTCTGA
- a CDS encoding amidohydrolase family protein, whose protein sequence is MRSLFVRLFAAPVAVWLLLCAPVPAAAAIVEYRNAHWFDGTRFVQGRWYAVDGTLTQRKPARIDHVRDLRGGYVLPPLADAHNHNLQNAWGVRNHRARYLADGVQYAAMLCGDAASTRAARAELGAAPIEVLYASACISSSDGHPLAMARRNPDGSLLAPEQVYDRDYIVVDTPADIEGKWPLVRAAQPDLVKLVLVHSELAQRRGDPRHFGYNGLKPELVAPLVRKAHADGLRVAAHVESAADFRVAVDAGVDLIAHLPGYQIWDGRDEADYRLDDADIARAAQRGIAVIATANAALQTNDDPAKLERVQRLQRDNLRRLVAAGVAIAIGSDRYDGTALAELEYLARLQAMPLPQLLRAAVETTPALLFPRRRIGRIAEGYEASFLVLRGDPLADPAALRGIEWKVRKGEIY, encoded by the coding sequence ATGCGTTCCCTGTTCGTCCGTCTGTTCGCCGCGCCGGTAGCGGTCTGGCTGCTGCTGTGCGCGCCCGTTCCCGCGGCCGCCGCGATCGTCGAGTACCGCAACGCGCATTGGTTCGACGGCACGCGCTTCGTGCAGGGGCGTTGGTACGCGGTGGACGGTACCTTGACCCAGCGCAAGCCGGCCCGGATCGACCACGTGCGCGACCTGCGCGGCGGCTACGTGTTGCCGCCGCTGGCGGACGCGCACAACCACAATCTGCAAAACGCCTGGGGCGTGCGCAATCATCGCGCGCGCTATCTGGCCGACGGCGTGCAGTACGCGGCCATGCTGTGCGGCGACGCCGCCTCGACTCGAGCCGCGCGCGCCGAACTGGGGGCGGCTCCGATCGAGGTGCTGTACGCCAGCGCCTGCATCTCCAGTTCCGACGGCCATCCGCTGGCGATGGCGCGGCGCAATCCAGACGGCAGCCTGCTCGCGCCCGAGCAGGTATACGACCGCGACTACATCGTCGTCGACACGCCGGCCGACATCGAAGGCAAATGGCCGCTGGTGCGCGCCGCGCAGCCGGATCTGGTCAAGCTGGTGCTGGTCCACAGCGAGCTGGCGCAGCGGCGCGGCGACCCGCGCCACTTCGGTTACAACGGACTGAAGCCGGAACTGGTGGCGCCGCTGGTGCGCAAAGCGCACGCCGACGGCCTGCGCGTGGCGGCGCATGTGGAATCCGCAGCGGACTTCCGTGTCGCCGTCGATGCCGGTGTCGATCTGATCGCCCATTTGCCCGGCTATCAGATCTGGGATGGCCGCGACGAGGCCGACTATCGACTCGACGACGCCGACATCGCGCGCGCGGCGCAGCGCGGCATCGCGGTGATCGCGACCGCCAACGCCGCACTGCAGACCAATGACGATCCGGCCAAGCTCGAGCGCGTGCAGCGCCTGCAGCGCGACAATCTGCGACGGCTCGTCGCCGCCGGCGTGGCGATCGCGATCGGCAGCGACCGCTACGACGGCACCGCGCTGGCCGAGCTGGAATATCTGGCGCGGCTGCAGGCGATGCCGCTGCCGCAGCTGCTGCGCGCGGCGGTGGAGACCACGCCCGCGCTGCTGTTTCCGCGGCGCCGCATCGGCCGCATCGCCGAGGGATACGAAGCCAGCTTCCTGGTCCTGCGCGGCGATCCCCTGGCGGATCCCGCTGCCTTGCGCGGGATCGAGTGGAAAGTCCGCAAGGGCGAGATCTATTGA
- a CDS encoding RidA family protein — protein MDRRHFCAAALASCAPLAAAAPAAGRGRRSYAVADGTYAQAAEVRQPRRWLFVSGQVPADAQGEVPEGFEDQCRLAWRNVGAQLQAAGMGYAHLLKVTIYLARREDRDAARAVRQELLGRLPHPPALTVVVAGIYDSAWRLEIEAIAAD, from the coding sequence ATGGACAGAAGACATTTCTGCGCGGCGGCATTGGCATCTTGCGCGCCGCTGGCGGCGGCCGCGCCGGCGGCCGGACGGGGCCGGCGCAGTTACGCGGTCGCCGACGGCACCTATGCCCAGGCCGCCGAAGTGCGCCAGCCACGGCGCTGGCTGTTCGTGAGCGGGCAGGTGCCGGCCGACGCGCAAGGCGAGGTACCGGAAGGGTTCGAGGACCAGTGCCGGCTGGCCTGGCGCAATGTCGGCGCGCAACTGCAGGCGGCGGGCATGGGCTACGCGCACCTGCTCAAGGTCACCATCTATCTGGCGCGACGCGAGGATCGCGACGCGGCGCGGGCGGTGCGGCAGGAGCTGCTGGGCCGGCTGCCGCATCCGCCCGCACTGACCGTGGTGGTGGCCGGGATCTATGACAGCGCTTGGCGGTTGGAGATCGAGGCGATCGCGGCGGATTGA
- a CDS encoding membrane dipeptidase — protein MIDRREFIGAAGLAALAAMANPAFAAAAAPPRWKPYRDTLAIDALGGTELFYIKPDDPGVPTALKALRECGLTGIMASVAPQGRFWYTDQAYAETKQRVEDWKATIARHPEVMLLVRNAADLKQAQREKKVGIILTFQGTETLGEDVDRISLYREQGLRVLQLTHNRRNLIGDGCMEPGNAGLSNLGHQVVERLNAEKIVVDLAHGAPRTIREGILASKVPVLIGHTGCRALADVPRMVYDDELKLLADRGGVAGIMFWPYLRKQGQQTSADIIRHIEHALKVCGEDHVGIGTDLNLTAVDITPEYVKDNTEFIKSMIADGIFEQGRDPNLFLFPPDLNTADRFETLAGMLSARGHSDARIAKILGGNFARVMTEVWG, from the coding sequence ATGATCGATCGACGTGAGTTCATCGGCGCCGCGGGACTGGCCGCATTGGCCGCCATGGCCAACCCCGCATTCGCCGCCGCGGCCGCGCCGCCGCGTTGGAAACCGTACCGCGACACCCTCGCCATCGACGCGCTGGGCGGTACCGAATTGTTCTACATCAAGCCCGACGACCCGGGCGTGCCCACCGCGTTGAAAGCGCTGCGCGAGTGCGGACTGACCGGCATCATGGCCAGCGTCGCGCCGCAGGGCCGCTTCTGGTACACCGACCAGGCCTACGCCGAGACCAAGCAGCGCGTCGAGGATTGGAAGGCGACCATCGCGCGCCATCCCGAGGTGATGCTGCTGGTGCGCAACGCCGCCGACCTCAAACAGGCGCAGCGCGAAAAGAAGGTCGGCATCATCCTCACCTTCCAGGGCACCGAGACCCTGGGCGAGGACGTCGACCGTATCTCGCTGTACCGCGAGCAAGGCCTGCGCGTGCTGCAGCTCACCCACAACCGCCGCAACCTGATCGGCGACGGCTGCATGGAGCCGGGCAACGCCGGCCTGAGCAATCTCGGCCATCAGGTGGTCGAGCGGCTCAATGCCGAGAAGATCGTGGTCGATCTGGCCCACGGCGCGCCGCGCACCATCCGCGAAGGCATCCTGGCCTCCAAGGTGCCGGTGCTGATCGGGCATACCGGCTGCCGCGCGCTGGCCGACGTGCCGCGCATGGTCTACGACGACGAGCTCAAGCTGCTGGCCGATCGCGGCGGCGTCGCCGGCATCATGTTCTGGCCGTACCTGCGCAAGCAGGGGCAGCAGACCTCGGCCGACATCATTCGGCATATCGAACACGCGCTCAAGGTCTGCGGCGAGGACCATGTCGGCATCGGCACCGACCTCAACCTGACCGCCGTGGACATCACGCCCGAGTACGTGAAGGACAACACCGAGTTCATAAAAAGCATGATCGCCGACGGCATCTTCGAGCAGGGGCGCGATCCCAACCTGTTCCTGTTTCCGCCCGACCTCAACACCGCCGACCGCTTCGAGACGCTGGCCGGGATGCTGTCGGCGCGCGGGCATTCGGATGCGCGCATCGCTAAGATCCTCGGAGGCAACTTCGCCCGCGTCATGACCGAGGTGTGGGGATGA